A DNA window from Paenibacillus sp. HWE-109 contains the following coding sequences:
- a CDS encoding AraC family transcriptional regulator, with product MTDFHQNFNLFFDGLEMSRQHQNRSEQMQLHSHMGEGGIRRFVPRPDIEVVISDFTFHRNRKLLFGTQTAMVELNYCLQGKREIHVDGAHYEYVPGSCSLQFMNEVDVEFQFTGNHPYLMLGIGIPVSTFHHYMAEVGGTRSFDFFQIMGQRSFQMFQEAIDPAVSVILQRVLQSTQSSGTKNIEMECRVLELISSTFQSFLIDGDSSQAKLPKRDWHKIREARDIILERMTDPPTLIELSRMIGLNDCKLKKGFKELYGTTVFGYLRDKRLEKAYQLLQQGMLNVTETSCEVGYSNCSYFSEVFRDKYGVNPGEFIRHSAARRDSNNRIEFL from the coding sequence ATGACAGATTTCCATCAAAACTTTAATCTTTTTTTCGATGGGCTTGAGATGTCTCGCCAACATCAGAATCGTTCCGAACAGATGCAGCTTCATTCCCATATGGGTGAGGGGGGAATTCGCCGCTTTGTACCCAGACCGGATATTGAGGTTGTGATTTCGGATTTTACCTTCCATCGCAATCGGAAGCTGCTTTTTGGCACACAAACAGCGATGGTTGAGCTTAATTATTGCTTGCAAGGGAAGCGAGAGATTCATGTCGATGGAGCCCACTACGAATATGTTCCGGGAAGCTGCTCGCTCCAGTTTATGAATGAAGTGGATGTTGAATTTCAATTTACCGGGAATCATCCTTATCTGATGCTGGGTATAGGTATTCCTGTTTCAACGTTTCATCATTACATGGCGGAGGTTGGGGGCACGAGATCCTTCGACTTCTTTCAAATTATGGGCCAACGCTCATTCCAAATGTTTCAGGAGGCGATTGACCCAGCAGTCTCTGTTATCCTTCAGCGAGTTTTGCAAAGCACCCAATCTAGTGGCACCAAGAATATCGAAATGGAATGCCGCGTATTGGAACTCATTTCCAGTACTTTTCAGTCCTTCCTGATTGACGGAGATTCATCTCAAGCTAAACTGCCTAAACGTGATTGGCACAAAATTCGGGAAGCAAGAGACATCATACTGGAACGAATGACAGATCCCCCCACACTGATTGAATTGTCCCGGATGATTGGTTTGAATGACTGCAAGCTCAAAAAAGGATTTAAAGAACTGTATGGTACTACGGTTTTCGGGTACTTGCGGGATAAGCGGCTAGAGAAGGCCTACCAGTTGCTGCAGCAGGGAATGTTGAATGTGACTGAAACTTCCTGCGAAGTAGGTTACTCCAATTGCAGCTACTTCTCTGAGGTATTCCGTGATAAATATGGCGTGAACCCGGGAGAATTTATTCGTCATTCTGCCGCTAGGCGCGATTCAAACAATCGCATTGAATTCCTGTAG
- a CDS encoding MFS transporter, producing MKSRLVIMFLIVLGGMISIAAFNPIIGPLSRNLGLSDVQSGSLVSIAGLCWLLGGYFWEKQTFMSRKIRLASIIIIYVATLIIFARLADYSTQASSSTSLFWSFFLLRAIAGFFFGGIPALAQAYIMGWTTEETRTRGMALFGAANGLGFVLGPAMSGGMVALGLTAPMYAAALLLFLLAILFLAAIPKEQEKAIERQANALSPNDGRIRLYLWIGLVLSFALNIVQVTIGFYVQDRLGYSAKQATQLIGLGLAISGVMVVLSQIVISKYLMWPYKRIIIIGLTFVALGLAGLLTVIRFAYLDFAVLGIGIGFTLLGYSAGASAAVQNHEQRSVAAYIAALQGGGSCLGPIAGTALYTANSAFPYSFCVLLIGMSSFFVLRKRISAPVKAFQEMDC from the coding sequence TTGAAAAGTAGATTGGTTATTATGTTTCTAATTGTCTTGGGCGGGATGATATCCATAGCTGCTTTCAATCCTATCATTGGTCCACTTTCACGTAATCTGGGACTGAGTGATGTTCAATCCGGAAGCTTAGTATCGATTGCAGGCTTATGCTGGCTCCTTGGCGGATATTTCTGGGAAAAGCAAACGTTCATGAGCCGCAAAATCCGGTTAGCTTCCATTATAATTATCTATGTGGCGACGCTGATTATCTTTGCGCGGTTAGCTGACTACTCGACACAAGCTAGCAGCTCAACCAGCTTGTTTTGGAGTTTCTTCTTGCTGCGGGCGATCGCTGGTTTCTTCTTTGGCGGCATTCCAGCACTAGCCCAAGCCTATATCATGGGCTGGACAACAGAGGAAACACGGACCCGAGGCATGGCCTTGTTCGGTGCTGCCAATGGATTAGGTTTCGTGTTAGGACCTGCGATGAGTGGCGGCATGGTGGCACTGGGTCTTACAGCTCCGATGTACGCGGCTGCTCTCCTGCTTTTTCTGCTTGCGATCCTATTTCTAGCTGCGATTCCAAAAGAACAGGAAAAGGCCATAGAGCGTCAGGCCAATGCACTGTCACCTAATGATGGACGGATTCGCCTCTACTTGTGGATCGGGCTGGTGCTATCGTTTGCCTTAAATATCGTTCAGGTAACGATTGGATTCTATGTGCAAGATAGATTGGGGTACAGTGCCAAGCAAGCTACTCAGTTAATTGGGCTTGGGCTTGCTATTTCCGGTGTCATGGTCGTGCTATCGCAAATTGTCATAAGCAAATATCTCATGTGGCCATATAAGCGGATCATCATCATTGGACTCACTTTTGTCGCTTTGGGATTGGCGGGGCTTTTAACGGTTATCCGTTTCGCTTACTTAGATTTTGCTGTACTCGGAATCGGAATCGGATTTACTTTGCTCGGATATAGTGCCGGAGCCTCTGCAGCCGTTCAAAATCATGAACAAAGAAGTGTTGCTGCTTACATTGCCGCTTTGCAGGGTGGAGGATCATGCTTAGGACCTATCGCAGGCACGGCTTTATATACCGCCAATTCGGCATTTCCTTACTCCTTTTGTGTGCTTTTGATTGGCATGTCCAGCTTTTTTGTTCTGAGGAAAAGGATATCTGCGCCAGTTAAGGCTTTTCAGGAAATGGACTGTTAA